The Bacillota bacterium genome contains the following window.
CGGTTTGATACCTGCAATGCGGGCAGGCCGAGGCGGCGGCCCAGGCGATGGCCCAGTTCTTGCACGAAGCCGAAGGGACAGAGCCACCCGCAGGTGCGGCGCCCCCACCAGGAGCCCGCTGCTCCCAGTGCTCCCAGGGTTAACAGGGGGACCCGGCCCAGGGCCAGGAAGTACTGAATGGTGCCCACGGGGCAGGCCCCTATCGCGAGCGGGCAGGCGTAACAGTGAAGAAAGGGATAGGGGAGGTGCTTGAGCACCGGCAGCGCGTACAGGTTCGCCGCCACGAGGGAAACCACTTGCCAGAACGTGCGCCGGCTGCCAACCTTGCCCACGCCACGCGGGCGCCCGGGGGCCGGTGGGCCAGCTGCTTCACCCGAGCCATGCGGGCTCAAAACTGCCCGGCCACGTACCCTCACGGTGCCAGCCCGATGCACGAGAGGCACAGGGTGACCGCGTTGCGGTAAATGATAGCCGGTTCTCCCCGTGCTGCCCCCACCCCCAGGGCAACCAGAGCCAGGAGCAGTACAACCTTTCCTAGCCGGTGGTTCACCGTTCCGCCTCCGCAATCAGTTGTTGCAATTCCCGGGTCAGGGTTGCCGTCCCCGGGTATCCCTCGTGCCGGTAGCGGATATTCCCCTGGTGGTCGATGAGCACCAGGGTGGGGATAGCCCTGATGCCGTACGCTGTGGCCACCGAACCGCGATGGTCCAGCAGGATGGTGAAGGTGAGACCCCTTGCCGCCGCGAAGCGCTCCACGGGAGCCCGTTCCGGGTCCAGGCTGGGGGCCAGGATAACCACCTGTTTGCCGAACCTATCGTGTATCTGCTGCAACTGCAGCATTTCCGTATGACAGGCGGGTCAGGTGGTCCCCCAGAAATTGAGCACGATCGGCTTGCCCCGCAGGGAGGCGAGGCTCACCTGGTTTCCTGCCAGGTCTGGCAGGGTAAAATCCGGCGCCGCTCCCCCGCCGGAATGGTCGGCCGGGCGGCACCCCCCCAGGAGTGCGGCCAGCGCCAGCGTGACTACCGCGGCCAACAGCCCCGCTTTCGCAAGGTAATGCGGCAGTCGGTGGGACGGTGATCGGCACGACAACGACATACCCCCCGGGGTTCTATTTTAGCCGTTACCCCGTCGGGC
Protein-coding sequences here:
- a CDS encoding TlpA disulfide reductase family protein; translated protein: MSLSCRSPSHRLPHYLAKAGLLAAVVTLALAALLGGCRPADHSGGGAAPDFTLPDLAGNQVSLASLRGKPIVLNFWGTTUPACHTEMLQLQQIHDRFGKQVVILAPSLDPERAPVERFAAARGLTFTILLDHRGSVATAYGIRAIPTLVLIDHQGNIRYRHEGYPGTATLTRELQQLIAEAER
- a CDS encoding CD1871A family CXXC motif-containing protein; translated protein: MNHRLGKVVLLLALVALGVGAARGEPAIIYRNAVTLCLSCIGLAP